atcAATTAGCTAGAAGAAACTACATAATGGCAATGTTTGGAGGATCCAGATGGTCACTTAATGGTTTGGTGGCTCTTGTCACTGGTGGCACTTATGGAATTGGGTGAACCTTTCTATAACTTTTCTGAGTTTAACTTTTACATAAATACAAATTTTTATATTGTCAGATCATTTAAGATAAATAAGTCAAGTTTCTTAGCTAGCTACAACGTAACATGTTACATACACAACACTGAATGACAGACTCATGTGCatagcttttcttttctttttttctgtaGGCATGCAATTGTGGAGGAGCTTGGTGAACTTGGTGCAAAAGTGTACACATGTTCTAGGGATGAATCTAAGCTCAATGAATGTTTGCAACAGTGGTCTGCCAAAGGCCTTCAAGTGCAAGGTTCTGTTTGTGATTTATCTTCTAGAGAGCAAAGAGTACAACTCATGGAAAAGGTTTCCTTGGCATTTGATGAAAAACTCAACATTCTTGTAAGAACTATATTTCCATTTACATCCTTTTACTAATTAATGCAATTTAACATTCTCTTGACAAAGTTGCTTATTagtttaaaatcaagaaaattttatacCAAGTCAAATCAGACAAACAAAGTAAGATCATGACATGACATGGTATATTGAAACAAACTTATTATTAATTATGATGTTGTAGATAAACAATGTTGGGACAAACCTTTGGAAGCCCACTGTTGAATATACTGCTGAAGATTATGAACTTATGATGTCTACAAATTTAGAATCATCATTCCATATGTCTCAACTTGCTCATCCTCTTCTTAAATCATCTGGAGCTGGAACTATTGTCTTCATCTCTTCTGTTGCTGGTCTTGTCCACCTCTCTGGTACATCTATTTATGGAGCAACAAAAGGTACTCttacatatatatcacatatctATCCTTTAAAAACATTGAAAAAATCAAGGAAAGAGTAATATACTGCAAAGAGGGCGTTCCACTAATCTTATAAGCTGATTAAACCAACTTACAAACAATATTTAGCTTATCTACTCATTTGGTAACTACTAAATATATTGCTTATATCAATTTATACTCGACCAGTACTTTAGTCATTTTAGCAAAAGAACAGTTTATCAACAATATTTCACCAAATACATTAACACTTATTATTAAtagtttcaacacttctatccaagtaattgcttatttattaaaaaaaaacagaTTCAACACTTGAAATGGTTTTCACCACTTAAAAGTTTTATAAGCAATTTACAGGATCTTAGTCTTGTTATATTTTATTAACTGATGACAGGGGCAATGAATCAGCTTACTAGAAATTTGGCATGTGAATGGGCAAAAGATGGAATTCGTGTTAATGGTGTTGCACCATGGTACATTAACACTCCCCTCGTACAGCATGTAAGATTTCTTTCATTATCTTATATCATACAAATAGGGTACTAATTAATAAATGTTTTATAGTACATACTGTATAAATTATTGAATTATCTTTACTACCCttgaattatgaccaaatttgctacgacatactccaacttcaattcacaggggttctattacccctgaactcaattttagtatatttttgtcgtcctttttagctgacgtgacacctttaatGTGGGTCCggccatttttatgtaataaaggtgtcatttCAGCACAAAAGGAACAAAAATACGCAAAAATTGAGTTCAGCGGTAATAGGACCCATGTGaaattggagtgtgtcgtagatactttggtcatagttcgaggGTTACTAGATTCTTATCTCTTACTAATATAAAGCGGCAAACGCACGCGGAAGGTGGTATCAAGTGCAGAGACCTCAGTAGCTTTGgctcaaaaattatattttatattaaaaaaattcaccaaaaatattttttgtaataatatAAAGGAGGATAAAATTGATCCTTTTGACGGCTATGTGTTCACAGGTGCTGGCAGATAAAGCATTCATGGAAGGGGTAGTATCAAGAACTCCTCTTGGACGTCCGGGAGAAGTGGAAGAAGTTTCATCAATGGTGGCTTATCTTTGTCTTCCTGCTGCTTCATATGTCACTGGACAAGTTATAGCAGTTGATGGAGGATTCACTGTCTATGGCTTCCAACAACCTGGCTATTAATTAATACATTATACTTCTTCACGGATAGAAAAAGATTGCAGTCAATCTAGGTCTTGATTGAAAATGGTAGCAGAATTTCCAGCTATCTAGTACTTCTCTAataatgttgtattttttttttctttttgcttatgTTTGTGTTTCTCAagtcgagggtctattggaaatggTCTCTTTACCTTTACAAGTTAAACATAAGTTTGCGTCCACACCACTGTACCTTCTCCAAGTTTCATTTATGAGATTACGCTGAAGatgtttttgttatgttttgtgtCTCTCAAGTTGTGTTCCAGTTGAAAACTTCATGAATTAAAGCTGTGATCATGTcgatatatattaaaaattctcCCCCTTTATTTTAAGATGTATTCCCATTCACCAACCCCCCCTCCATGTGGTGTTCAAGTCAATTTTCGCATATCTCAACTAATTTCACGAGATACTTGTGTTGACTATACCTTATTTATCAACCCAAAATCAAGGATTTGCCATTATCTTTAATTAGTATGTTTTAATTGTTCTGGGTTCTATTTCATTCAATATACCTGTCACGTCCTTCCACCAACGATAGATATCAGGTAATTCTGTTCACTAAAACCAGGACAAACGAGATTAAAGAAATCTTTGCTAGGATTTAAACCTGAAACATCACACATCGACATTTAAGTGACATACTTGTCTTTTTGATTCATTTCACAAAGAATATCatgctttcttattttctttaaaaaaattagctttaaacttttcatttcaacTTAATAAGGCCATTTATAGATTTAAACCAAGTACAAATATTaaaattctttctttcttattatttGCACTCTCAATCAAACAcctatatacatataaattactgCCCTCTCAGTCAAACACCTACATATAAATTGGAAGGAAGAAAGTaacattttaaattaaatttacataaatatgAGGTAATCCGGCCAGGATAATCTCCATGATTTTTTCCCCTACTCATATCCcctatatttttcattaattgaATTTGAGAAATAATGCATGTATGAAAGTGTAACATGTTATATGTTATTCGGAGCATAGAAATCGAAAACGAAGGgcaaaataaacatatataatctcatatcataatacataaaaattaggCTAAATATATTAATGATCCTTCAATTAGGATACCTGAACTAACACTTATATTTGTTGAACATTTGAACTCTGCTAAATTAAATGACATGACATAGTGTGTAATACGTACTAACCTATTTTGTGTACAAACAAACATGCACTACGAGAAAATGATTAAATTGTGACAGAATATTTGAGACGGAACACTTTCGTCACAATTTGTGAcagaattttgataaatttatgatggattattttttcataaatataaaaaaattaatttttttattttcacataaaTATTCAAAGAGTAATAGATTTGTGATAATTTTTTGacagatttaaatataatttttatgacaGACATATTTTGTCACAAAttaaagttgaaaagaaaaaataataactttctgtCACAAATCCGTGACTAAATTTGTGACAAATTGAGCATTCcatcacaatatttttttaaaaaaataattaatgtaataAAAATTTGTGACGAATTTATTCCGtcacaacaaaaattaaaaaaaaaaattatttatgacgGATCTTTTTCCGCCAAAAGCAGAATCGGCTCTAAAATAGATTTTtcgttttccctcttttttttacatcgttttccccttttttttttacatcattttccctcttttttcaTCTAAAAGCAGAAGGGTTTCCTCAAAACCCTTCATTTTCATCATCTCATTGAGTGAACTTCTTCCATTGCCATAATCTTCTGATTTCTTCttgatattttcctttttttctcataACTTATCCCTCTAGATACCCACTTTGTGCTGTCGTACTTGTTGGGAAGCAAAAATTGAAGTTTAGTGGAGCAGTTTCTATTGGAGACTTCGATAGTTAATTATGTATTATTCCCATTATAAGATGTTTCAATCTCATGTTCTATCCTTTTATTGTTAATTTGGCAGATTTGCACTTGATTTGTGGATTGGTGCCTCTTCTTGGTTACTTAAAGAACTCCCATGCTAACATTAGAGCCAAAGCGGCAGAAGTTGTAAGTACAATTGTTCAAAACAACCGGAGGAGCCAACAACTAGTAATGGAAGCTAATGGCGTAGAACCTCTTTTGTCAAATTTCACCTCAGATCCTGATGTTACTGCCCTTACTAAAGCTCTGGGTGCAATCTCATGGGTATTTTTCCTGTTGATGAATGGTTTATTAGTTGATTGAGTCATTTAATTTTAGGTGTCATTTCATATGCTTTCCAGTAGCACTGATCAATtggctttttattttttcctttattagcTTTAATCAGGCACAATAAGCCTAGGATTGCTGCATTTCATCTTGCAAATGGTTATGCAACTTTAAGAGATGTTTTGAGTTCTGAGAGTCGGAGATTTCAGAGGTACctttaatcttagggtccttttCATATTATTAGGATTCTTAGATTCTTggatattgtatgtcaagttatttATCCTTCTTTTGTAATCTTGAGATATTTTTGTTTGTATCTTGaagtagtgaagccgtgtggggccaatTTTGATTCACTACACTTGTTGTAATTTTGTACTCTTGAAAATCTGGTTTTTGTTGAAATCTTCAAGTccagtgaagccgtgtgtggcctatttcgattcattagcattgttgttgacatcttgttgttcttgttgtggtttgcttcttgttgttcttgttgaaaTCTTAAAGATTTAGAGAGGAATATTTCTGAGAGTGGTTTAAGAGAGCCATTGCTTTTAAAGCATTTGGACCCAAACTGGGCATTTGAATAATCCATTAGATTAAGGGGCCAACCTAGGCTC
The Capsicum annuum cultivar UCD-10X-F1 chromosome 6, UCD10Xv1.1, whole genome shotgun sequence DNA segment above includes these coding regions:
- the LOC107874578 gene encoding tropinone reductase homolog At5g06060 isoform X2, whose product is MAMFGGSRWSLNGLVALVTGGTYGIGHAIVEELGELGAKVYTCSRDESKLNECLQQWSAKGLQVQGSVCDLSSREQRVQLMEKVSLAFDEKLNILINNVGTNLWKPTVEYTAEDYELMMSTNLESSFHMSQLAHPLLKSSGAGTIVFISSVAGLVHLSGTSIYGATKGAMNQLTRNLACEWAKDGIRVNGVAPWYINTPLVQHVLADKAFMEGVVSRTPLGRPGEVEEVSSMVAYLCLPAASYVTGQVIAVDGGFTVYGFQQPGY
- the LOC107874578 gene encoding tropinone reductase homolog At5g06060 isoform X1 yields the protein MTAKVAGSTRWSLTGLVALVTGGTYGIGHAIVEELGELGAKVYTCSRDESKLNECLQQWSAKGLQVQGSVCDLSSREQRVQLMEKVSLAFDEKLNILINNVGTNLWKPTVEYTAEDYELMMSTNLESSFHMSQLAHPLLKSSGAGTIVFISSVAGLVHLSGTSIYGATKGAMNQLTRNLACEWAKDGIRVNGVAPWYINTPLVQHVLADKAFMEGVVSRTPLGRPGEVEEVSSMVAYLCLPAASYVTGQVIAVDGGFTVYGFQQPGY
- the LOC107875333 gene encoding hsp70 nucleotide exchange factor FES1-like — its product is MFYPFIVNLADLHLICGLVPLLGYLKNSHANIRAKAAEVVSTIVQNNRRSQQLVMEANGVEPLLSNFTSDPDVTALTKALGAISSLIRHNKPRIAAFHLANGYATLRDVLSSESRRFQSLGTWKNEMHKVACLLVQEG